One segment of Herbaspirillum hiltneri N3 DNA contains the following:
- a CDS encoding cation:proton antiporter, whose translation MHAVELFIQDLAVIMLIAGVVTVVFNRFKQPVVLGYIVAGVIIGPHTPPFNLIQDDKTVHILSELGVIFLLFSLGLEFSLKKLAKVGATAVVAAVAEIMLMIWIGYEIGIYFGWKTMDAVFLGAMLAVSSTTIIVKALNELGMKNEKFAQIIFGILIVEDILAIGMIALLSGIATSGSVDSGEVVNTVGKLLLFMVVSLVVGILIVPRLLNYVARFKSNEMLLVTVLGILFGFCLLVMKLEYSVALGAFLVGAVMAESRQIHRIERIIESIRDMFSAIFFVAIGLLFDPNVLAKYWLPITVITFAVVFGKLFSCGIGTFLAGHGGRTPMRVGMGLAQIGEFSFIIAALGVSLKVTSDFLYPIVVAVSAVTALLTPYLIKAADPLSAKAVELVPKKISGIFGMYASWLESLQPQGEKAEISKIIRRILLQVLVNIALVVAIFLCGAFFVDGIGGWLSAWIGDEQVRKAVIWGGALVLSLPFLIATYRKLQALSMLLAEVGVKPEFAGAYTSGVRRVISEVIPVMSILGIMLLIFVLSASILPPLNLLAFVLLGAAGLLWLLWSKLVKLHSRLQIALFETLDEKPEDSH comes from the coding sequence ATGCATGCTGTTGAACTGTTTATCCAGGACCTTGCCGTGATCATGCTGATCGCCGGCGTCGTCACCGTCGTGTTCAACCGTTTCAAGCAGCCGGTGGTGCTCGGCTATATCGTGGCCGGCGTCATCATCGGCCCGCACACGCCGCCGTTCAACCTGATCCAGGACGACAAGACCGTCCACATTCTGTCCGAGCTGGGCGTGATCTTCCTGCTGTTCTCGCTGGGCCTCGAATTCAGCCTCAAGAAGCTGGCCAAGGTCGGCGCCACCGCTGTGGTCGCCGCCGTCGCCGAGATCATGCTGATGATCTGGATCGGCTACGAGATCGGCATCTACTTCGGCTGGAAAACCATGGATGCGGTCTTCCTCGGCGCCATGCTGGCGGTATCGTCGACCACCATCATCGTCAAGGCGCTCAACGAGCTCGGCATGAAGAACGAGAAATTCGCGCAGATCATCTTCGGCATCCTGATCGTCGAAGACATCCTCGCCATCGGCATGATCGCGCTGCTGTCGGGCATCGCCACCAGCGGCTCCGTGGATTCCGGCGAAGTGGTCAATACGGTCGGCAAGCTGCTGCTGTTCATGGTGGTGTCGCTGGTGGTCGGCATCCTGATCGTGCCGCGGCTGCTCAACTACGTGGCGCGCTTCAAGAGCAACGAAATGCTGCTCGTGACGGTGCTGGGCATCCTGTTCGGCTTCTGCCTGCTGGTCATGAAGCTTGAGTACAGCGTCGCGCTGGGCGCCTTCCTGGTCGGCGCGGTGATGGCCGAATCGCGCCAGATCCATCGCATCGAACGCATCATCGAATCAATCCGCGACATGTTCAGCGCCATTTTCTTCGTCGCCATCGGCCTGCTGTTCGACCCCAACGTGCTGGCCAAATACTGGCTGCCGATCACGGTCATCACCTTTGCGGTGGTGTTCGGCAAACTGTTCAGCTGCGGCATCGGCACCTTCCTGGCGGGCCACGGCGGCCGCACGCCGATGCGTGTGGGCATGGGCCTGGCGCAGATCGGCGAGTTTTCCTTCATCATCGCCGCGCTCGGCGTCAGCCTCAAGGTCACCAGCGATTTCCTGTACCCGATCGTGGTGGCGGTGTCGGCCGTGACCGCGCTGCTCACGCCTTACCTGATCAAGGCCGCCGATCCGTTGTCGGCCAAAGCGGTGGAGCTGGTGCCGAAAAAGATTTCCGGCATCTTCGGCATGTACGCGAGCTGGCTGGAGAGCCTGCAGCCTCAGGGCGAGAAGGCCGAGATCAGCAAGATCATCCGGCGCATCCTGCTGCAGGTGCTGGTCAACATCGCGCTGGTGGTGGCGATTTTCCTCTGCGGCGCCTTCTTCGTTGACGGCATCGGCGGCTGGCTCTCGGCCTGGATCGGCGATGAGCAAGTGCGCAAGGCCGTGATCTGGGGCGGCGCTCTGGTATTATCGCTGCCGTTCCTGATCGCCACCTACCGCAAGCTGCAGGCGCTATCCATGCTGCTGGCCGAAGTCGGGGTCAAGCCGGAATTCGCCGGCGCCTACACCTCCGGCGTGCGGCGCGTGATTTCCGAAGTGATACCGGTGATGTCGATTCTCGGTATCATGTTGCTGATCTTTGTCCTGAGTGCCAGCATCTTGCCGCCGCTCAACCTGCTGGCCTTCGTGCTGCTGGGCGCGGCCGGGCTGCTGTGGCTGTTGTGGAGCAAGCTGGTCAAGCTGCATTCGCGCCTGCAGATTGCGTTGTTCGAGACGCTGGACGAAAAGCCGGAAGATTCCCACTAA
- a CDS encoding Lrp/AsnC family transcriptional regulator, with amino-acid sequence MPKYHTLDKVDRKLLNLLQKDNQIPTRILAEKLHISQPTCLRRIRELREAGIINAEVAMVDPFALGYGMLAFLEISLNNQSDEHMQEFEQRMAKEAEVMQCYFVSGEYDYFLAVHVIDMDAYYQFVRRVISGSGNVRHFQSRFPMKRAKFATRIAFDEKAAEIQVRLPE; translated from the coding sequence ATGCCCAAATACCACACGCTTGACAAGGTCGATCGCAAGCTCCTGAACCTGCTGCAAAAGGACAATCAGATTCCGACTCGTATCTTGGCGGAGAAATTGCATATATCGCAACCGACCTGCCTGCGGCGCATCCGGGAGCTGCGCGAGGCCGGCATCATCAATGCCGAGGTGGCGATGGTGGACCCGTTTGCGCTGGGCTACGGCATGCTGGCATTCCTCGAGATTTCGCTCAATAACCAGTCCGACGAGCATATGCAGGAGTTCGAGCAGCGCATGGCCAAGGAGGCCGAAGTGATGCAGTGCTACTTCGTGTCGGGCGAATATGACTATTTTCTGGCGGTGCATGTGATCGATATGGACGCGTACTATCAGTTCGTGCGCCGCGTCATTTCCGGCTCCGGAAATGTCCGTCACTTCCAGTCGCGTTTCCCGATGAAGCGAGCCAAGTTCGCCACACGGATCGCGTTTGACGAAAAAGCTGCCGAAATTCAGGTGCGTCTGCCGGAGTAG
- a CDS encoding branched-chain amino acid ABC transporter substrate-binding protein yields the protein MKLKSTIIPLTGAIALAFAGAAYSQEVVKIAHVGPLSGPNAHMGKDNENGARMAIDELNAKGFTIGGKKVKFELVGEDDASDPKQATAVATKLVDQKVAAVIGHLNSGTTIPASKIYNDAGIPQVSPSATNPKYTQQGFKTAFRVVANDAQLGAVLGKYAVTALKTKNVAVIDDRTAYGQGVAEEFAKGAQGAGATIVGKQFTNDKATDFNAILTSIKAKKPEVVFFGGMDAVGGPMLRQMKQLGINAKFMGGDGICTGSLPGLAGDGLIDDQVVCAEAGGVDESGKKGMDDFRAAYKKKFGIDVVYNAAYAYDATMTVADAMKKANSAEPAKYLPELAKISHKGVTGTIAFDAKGDIKNGSLTLYTYKKGERTLLAVVK from the coding sequence ATGAAACTCAAGAGCACAATTATTCCATTGACCGGCGCTATCGCACTGGCTTTCGCTGGTGCAGCTTATTCGCAGGAAGTCGTCAAGATCGCTCACGTCGGCCCACTCTCCGGCCCGAATGCCCACATGGGCAAGGACAATGAAAACGGCGCCCGCATGGCGATCGACGAATTGAACGCCAAGGGTTTCACCATCGGCGGCAAGAAAGTCAAATTCGAACTGGTCGGCGAAGACGACGCATCGGATCCGAAACAAGCCACTGCCGTCGCCACCAAGCTGGTCGACCAGAAGGTCGCTGCAGTTATCGGCCACTTGAATTCGGGCACCACCATCCCGGCATCAAAGATCTATAACGACGCAGGCATCCCGCAAGTGTCGCCATCGGCAACCAATCCAAAGTACACGCAACAAGGCTTCAAGACCGCCTTCCGCGTGGTTGCAAACGATGCGCAACTGGGCGCCGTGCTGGGTAAATACGCTGTCACCGCACTGAAGACCAAGAACGTCGCCGTCATCGACGACCGCACTGCATACGGCCAGGGCGTTGCTGAAGAATTCGCCAAGGGTGCACAAGGCGCGGGCGCAACCATCGTCGGCAAGCAATTTACCAACGACAAGGCAACCGACTTCAACGCGATCCTGACTTCGATCAAGGCCAAGAAGCCTGAAGTCGTGTTCTTCGGCGGCATGGACGCTGTCGGCGGCCCGATGCTGCGTCAGATGAAGCAACTGGGCATCAATGCCAAGTTCATGGGTGGTGACGGTATCTGCACCGGCTCCCTGCCAGGTCTGGCCGGCGACGGCCTGATCGACGACCAGGTCGTCTGCGCTGAAGCAGGCGGTGTGGACGAGTCCGGCAAGAAGGGCATGGACGACTTCCGCGCTGCGTACAAGAAGAAGTTCGGCATCGACGTGGTCTACAACGCTGCCTACGCTTACGATGCAACGATGACTGTCGCCGACGCGATGAAGAAGGCAAACTCGGCTGAGCCAGCCAAGTACCTGCCGGAACTGGCAAAGATCAGCCACAAGGGCGTGACAGGCACCATCGCCTTCGACGCCAAGGGCGACATCAAGAACGGTTCGCTGACTCTGTACACATACAAGAAGGGTGAACGCACCCTGCTGGCTGTGGTCAAGTAA
- a CDS encoding c-type cytochrome, whose protein sequence is MKKLLFIASAVLAFGVSAQASANADLAKAKNCMACHSVQTKIVGPAFKDVAAKYKGQKDAEDKLTQKVLKGGSGVWGAIPMPANAQVSEAEARTLVKWVLSLK, encoded by the coding sequence ATGAAAAAGCTTTTGTTCATCGCATCCGCTGTACTGGCATTTGGTGTCTCCGCCCAGGCTTCTGCCAATGCAGACCTGGCCAAGGCAAAGAACTGCATGGCCTGCCACTCGGTCCAGACCAAGATCGTCGGTCCGGCGTTCAAGGACGTGGCGGCAAAGTACAAAGGCCAGAAAGACGCCGAAGACAAGCTGACGCAAAAAGTGTTGAAGGGCGGTTCCGGCGTGTGGGGCGCGATCCCGATGCCGGCCAACGCGCAAGTGTCGGAAGCTGAGGCGCGCACGCTGGTGAAATGGGTGCTGTCGCTGAAGTAA
- the ilvD gene encoding dihydroxy-acid dehydratase, with protein MPFNRRSKNITQGVSRSPNRSMYYALGYEKEDFDKPMIGVANGHSTITPCNSGLQKLADVAISAIKQAGANPQVFGTPTISDGMSMGTEGMKYSLISREVIADCIETAVNGQWMDGVVVIGGCDKNMPGGMIALARTNVPGIYVYGGTIKPGNWKGKDLTIVSAFEAVGEFSAGRMSQEDFDGIERNACPSSGSCGGMYTANTMSSAFEALGMGLFYSSTMANPDDEKTGSAAESARVLVEAVKKDIKPRDIITRKSIENAVSLIMATGGSTNAVLHFLAIAHAAEVEWTIDDFERVRQKVPVICDLKPSGKYVATDLHKAGGIPAVLKVLHEAGMLHGDCLTITGKTLAEELENVPALRADQDVIRPIDKALYQQGHLAILKGNLAPEGCVAKITGLKNPVITGPARVFDDEYSAMDAILADKIKPGDVLVMRYLGPKGGPGMPEMLAPTSALIGKGLGESVGLITDGRFSGGTWGMVVGHVAPEAFVGGVIGLVEEGDSVTIDARRLLIQLNVDDAEIERRRSHWKQPAPRYTRGVLAKYATLASTASKGAVTG; from the coding sequence ATGCCATTCAACCGCCGTTCAAAGAACATTACGCAAGGCGTTTCGCGTAGCCCCAACCGCTCGATGTATTACGCCCTGGGCTACGAAAAGGAAGATTTCGACAAGCCGATGATCGGCGTCGCCAACGGCCATTCCACCATCACGCCATGCAACTCCGGCCTGCAGAAGCTGGCCGACGTGGCGATTTCCGCGATCAAACAGGCCGGCGCCAATCCGCAGGTGTTCGGCACGCCGACCATTTCCGACGGCATGTCGATGGGCACGGAAGGCATGAAGTATTCGCTGATTTCGCGCGAAGTCATTGCCGACTGTATCGAGACTGCCGTCAACGGCCAGTGGATGGACGGCGTCGTCGTCATCGGCGGCTGCGACAAGAACATGCCAGGCGGCATGATCGCGCTGGCGCGCACCAACGTGCCGGGCATCTATGTCTACGGCGGCACCATCAAGCCGGGCAACTGGAAGGGCAAGGACCTGACCATCGTCTCGGCCTTCGAAGCCGTCGGTGAGTTCTCCGCCGGCCGCATGTCGCAGGAAGACTTCGACGGCATCGAGCGCAACGCCTGTCCTTCGTCCGGTTCCTGCGGCGGCATGTACACCGCCAACACCATGTCGTCGGCGTTCGAAGCCCTGGGCATGGGCTTGTTCTACTCGTCGACCATGGCCAACCCCGACGACGAAAAGACCGGCTCCGCAGCCGAGTCGGCTCGCGTGCTGGTCGAAGCCGTCAAGAAGGACATCAAGCCGCGCGACATCATCACGCGCAAGTCGATCGAGAACGCCGTCAGCCTGATCATGGCCACCGGCGGCTCCACCAACGCGGTGCTGCATTTCCTGGCCATCGCCCACGCCGCGGAAGTCGAATGGACCATCGACGATTTCGAGCGCGTGCGCCAGAAAGTCCCGGTCATCTGCGATCTCAAGCCGTCCGGCAAATACGTCGCCACCGACCTGCACAAGGCCGGCGGCATTCCGGCCGTGCTGAAGGTGCTGCACGAAGCCGGCATGCTGCACGGCGATTGCCTGACCATCACCGGCAAGACGCTCGCCGAGGAATTGGAAAACGTCCCCGCGTTGCGCGCCGACCAGGATGTCATCCGCCCCATCGACAAAGCGCTCTACCAGCAAGGCCATCTGGCCATCCTCAAGGGCAACCTGGCGCCGGAAGGCTGCGTGGCCAAAATCACCGGCCTGAAGAACCCCGTCATCACCGGCCCGGCGCGCGTGTTCGATGACGAATACAGCGCCATGGACGCCATCCTGGCCGACAAGATCAAGCCGGGCGATGTGCTCGTGATGCGCTACCTGGGACCGAAGGGCGGCCCCGGCATGCCCGAAATGCTGGCGCCGACCTCCGCCTTGATCGGCAAGGGCCTGGGAGAGTCGGTCGGCCTGATCACCGACGGCCGTTTCTCCGGCGGCACCTGGGGCATGGTAGTCGGCCACGTGGCGCCGGAAGCGTTCGTCGGCGGTGTCATCGGCCTGGTGGAAGAGGGCGACTCGGTCACCATCGACGCGCGCCGGCTGCTGATCCAGCTCAATGTCGACGACGCAGAAATCGAGCGCCGCCGCAGCCACTGGAAACAACCGGCGCCGCGCTACACACGCGGCGTGCTGGCCAAGTACGCGACGTTGGCGTCGACGGCCAGCAAGGGAGCGGTGACGGGCTGA
- a CDS encoding LysR substrate-binding domain-containing protein translates to MNTESRLELRQLRYFVAVAEEKHFGRAAVRLHMTQPPLSQTIQALEEMLGTPLFARTKRSVALTPAGLALLPEAQRILQQAGALPDLARRAASGASGLLSLSFISTADYSILPPLLQRFRARYPQVQIDLREATTDIQLEDLMQGKIDAGLLLPPLPDKSQAALDYLPLLSEPLVAAVPSGVVRGKNAVALKSLRELPLIIFPRRISPAFHDTILSCFRDAGVTPHIGQEAIQMQTIVGLVSAGMGMALVPQSVSNLQRPGVDYRPLSGKTPLIETGLAWRRDSASPVLRAFLDMVATPPA, encoded by the coding sequence ATGAACACCGAGTCCCGTCTGGAATTGCGCCAACTACGCTATTTCGTCGCCGTTGCCGAAGAAAAACACTTCGGCCGCGCCGCCGTGCGGCTGCACATGACGCAACCGCCGTTGTCGCAAACCATCCAGGCGCTGGAGGAAATGCTGGGTACGCCGCTGTTCGCGCGCACCAAGCGCAGCGTCGCATTGACGCCGGCCGGACTGGCGCTGCTGCCCGAAGCGCAGCGCATCCTGCAACAGGCCGGCGCCCTGCCCGACCTGGCGCGGCGGGCTGCCAGCGGCGCTTCCGGACTGCTGTCGCTGTCGTTCATCTCGACTGCCGACTACAGCATCCTGCCGCCGCTGCTGCAACGCTTCCGCGCGCGCTATCCGCAGGTGCAGATCGACCTGCGCGAAGCCACCACCGATATCCAGCTGGAAGACCTGATGCAGGGCAAGATCGACGCCGGCTTGCTCTTGCCGCCGCTGCCGGACAAATCCCAGGCCGCGCTCGACTACCTGCCGCTGCTGTCGGAGCCGCTGGTTGCGGCGGTCCCGAGCGGCGTAGTGCGCGGCAAGAACGCCGTAGCGCTCAAGAGCCTGCGCGAGCTGCCGCTGATCATTTTCCCGCGCCGCATTTCACCGGCCTTCCATGACACCATCCTGAGCTGTTTCCGTGACGCCGGCGTGACGCCGCACATCGGCCAGGAGGCGATCCAGATGCAAACCATCGTCGGCCTGGTGTCGGCTGGCATGGGCATGGCACTTGTGCCACAATCCGTGTCTAACCTGCAGCGTCCCGGCGTCGATTACCGCCCGCTCAGCGGCAAGACACCGCTGATCGAAACCGGGCTGGCCTGGCGGCGCGACAGTGCGTCGCCGGTGCTGCGAGCGTTTCTTGACATGGTGGCGACGCCGCCGGCCTGA
- the lgt gene encoding prolipoprotein diacylglyceryl transferase, producing MLIHPMPDPIAFSIGPLQVHWYGLMYLLAFAQFIALGRLRIRQPHIAAVGWKKEDLDDMLFYGVLGVVIGGRLGEILFYNPSYYFANPADMIAVWKGGMSFHGGFLGVLIAMYIWGRKRGRHLMDIMDFIAPMVPLGYAAGRLGNFINAELPGRVADASLPWAMIWPNVDNLPRHPSPIYQMLVDGILLFIVLWFFARKPRPRMAVAGMFSLLYGCARFFTEYFRTPDYNVSFGGITISAGQMLSVPMIVLGIALLIVAYKRNTVTSPA from the coding sequence ATGCTGATCCACCCGATGCCCGACCCGATCGCCTTTTCCATCGGCCCGCTACAGGTGCACTGGTACGGCCTGATGTACCTGCTGGCATTCGCCCAGTTCATCGCGCTCGGCCGCCTGCGCATCAGGCAACCGCACATTGCCGCAGTCGGCTGGAAGAAAGAAGACCTCGACGACATGCTGTTCTATGGCGTACTGGGCGTGGTCATCGGCGGGCGTCTCGGCGAAATCCTGTTCTACAACCCGAGCTACTATTTCGCCAATCCGGCCGACATGATCGCCGTGTGGAAAGGCGGCATGTCCTTCCACGGCGGCTTCCTCGGCGTGCTGATCGCCATGTATATCTGGGGACGCAAGCGCGGCCGCCATCTGATGGACATCATGGATTTCATCGCACCGATGGTGCCGCTGGGCTATGCCGCCGGTCGCCTGGGAAACTTCATCAACGCCGAATTGCCCGGCCGCGTCGCCGATGCGTCGCTGCCGTGGGCCATGATCTGGCCCAACGTCGACAACCTGCCGCGCCATCCTTCGCCGATCTACCAGATGCTGGTCGACGGCATCCTGCTGTTCATCGTGCTGTGGTTCTTCGCGCGCAAGCCGCGCCCGCGCATGGCGGTGGCCGGGATGTTCTCGCTGCTGTATGGCTGCGCGCGCTTCTTCACCGAGTACTTCCGTACGCCGGACTACAACGTCAGCTTCGGCGGCATCACGATTTCGGCGGGCCAGATGCTGTCGGTGCCGATGATCGTACTGGGGATCGCGCTGTTGATTGTCGCGTACAAGCGAAATACGGTTACCTCTCCTGCCTGA
- a CDS encoding cytochrome c biogenesis CcdA family protein: MEFGVASYFIALAAGVLSTLSPCVLPLLPVIIGSAIHEHRYGPFAVAAGMSASFAVIGTALASAGARLGVGQGDFQLVAAIVLVLIGVVLLSKKLQERFAVATSGASGAGSQILSALNPGGLRGQFLVGLLLGLIWSPCVGPTLGAAITLASQGRDLPQIVAMMAVFGLGAGLPIALLGMLSRQAMQKMRGKLQGAGSWGKNVLGVLFIAIGMLTLTGWDKPVEVFLLDHSPAWLTELTTSL; encoded by the coding sequence ATGGAATTCGGCGTCGCCTCCTATTTCATCGCATTGGCGGCAGGCGTGCTCTCGACCTTGTCGCCTTGCGTGTTGCCGCTGCTGCCGGTGATCATCGGCTCGGCCATCCACGAGCATCGCTACGGCCCATTCGCAGTTGCGGCCGGCATGTCAGCCTCGTTCGCCGTGATCGGCACCGCACTGGCAAGCGCCGGCGCGCGTCTGGGAGTCGGGCAGGGCGACTTTCAGCTGGTGGCTGCGATCGTTCTGGTCCTGATCGGTGTCGTGCTGTTGTCGAAGAAATTACAGGAGCGCTTTGCCGTTGCCACCTCAGGCGCCAGCGGCGCCGGCAGCCAGATATTGTCGGCGCTGAATCCCGGCGGATTGCGCGGGCAGTTTCTGGTGGGTTTGCTGCTCGGCCTGATCTGGAGTCCTTGCGTCGGTCCGACGCTGGGCGCGGCGATTACCCTGGCCAGCCAGGGGCGTGACTTGCCGCAAATTGTGGCGATGATGGCGGTGTTCGGATTGGGGGCGGGTTTGCCGATTGCCTTGCTGGGCATGCTGTCGCGTCAGGCGATGCAGAAGATGCGCGGGAAACTGCAAGGCGCCGGTTCGTGGGGGAAGAATGTGCTGGGCGTGTTGTTCATCGCCATCGGCATGCTCACCCTCACGGGATGGGACAAACCGGTGGAAGTCTTCCTGCTCGACCATTCACCGGCATGGCTCACCGAACTGACTACTTCGCTGTAG
- a CDS encoding thioredoxin family protein — translation MKILKTLVVFILLQVGVAASVSAAGQHYTQAQFDALNKSGKPVVIHVHADWCPTCRAQDPIVSALIKDPAFKNVSFLEVDFDAQKDVVKAFNVSQQSTLIVFKGGKEQGRSTGDTRKASIDSLINKAL, via the coding sequence ATGAAAATCCTCAAAACGCTCGTCGTTTTCATCCTCCTGCAAGTCGGTGTCGCCGCTTCGGTCTCAGCTGCCGGCCAGCATTACACGCAGGCGCAGTTCGACGCGCTCAACAAGAGCGGCAAGCCGGTCGTCATCCATGTTCACGCCGACTGGTGCCCTACCTGCCGGGCACAGGACCCCATCGTCTCCGCGCTGATCAAGGATCCGGCGTTCAAGAATGTCAGCTTCCTTGAAGTCGACTTCGATGCGCAGAAGGATGTTGTCAAGGCATTCAATGTCTCGCAACAAAGCACGCTGATCGTCTTCAAGGGCGGCAAGGAGCAGGGACGTTCCACCGGCGACACGCGCAAGGCATCCATCGACAGCCTGATCAACAAGGCGCTGTGA
- a CDS encoding outer membrane beta-barrel protein → MKLTTKALIAAALLAGVAGTSNAAEAGWYIGAGVGAAQTTIDIQRDTNYKEDKNTTNYKVFGGYQFNKNWALELQYADLGTYKRTNGNSSFELKTNVVSLSGVGMLPLADHFSLLGKIGVAAQNGKTTSRGIYTGTDGTNTALLLGAGAEYNFTKSVAVRAEYERIGSSNLKNNLLTVGLRYSF, encoded by the coding sequence ATGAAATTAACTACAAAAGCACTGATTGCCGCCGCGTTGCTCGCGGGTGTCGCCGGAACTTCCAATGCTGCGGAAGCCGGCTGGTATATCGGTGCGGGGGTTGGAGCGGCGCAAACCACGATTGATATCCAGAGAGATACCAACTACAAGGAAGATAAGAACACGACGAACTACAAGGTTTTTGGCGGATACCAGTTCAACAAGAATTGGGCACTGGAATTGCAATACGCCGATCTGGGTACGTACAAGCGGACGAATGGCAACTCATCTTTTGAACTCAAAACAAACGTGGTTTCTTTGAGCGGTGTGGGGATGTTGCCGTTGGCCGATCATTTTTCTCTTCTCGGGAAAATCGGCGTGGCGGCTCAGAATGGGAAAACCACCTCAAGAGGGATTTACACCGGTACGGACGGCACCAATACCGCCTTGTTGCTGGGAGCTGGAGCTGAATACAACTTCACGAAAAGCGTCGCGGTCCGCGCCGAGTACGAACGTATCGGTTCCAGCAATCTCAAGAACAATCTGCTGACGGTCGGTCTGCGCTATTCGTTCTAA
- a CDS encoding bifunctional 4-hydroxy-2-oxoglutarate aldolase/2-dehydro-3-deoxy-phosphogluconate aldolase, with translation MNILDIMRTSAVIPVIAIDKLEHAVPLAKALVAGGIRVLEVTLRTEHGLPAIRAIAEQVPEAIVGVGTLTSPEEFAASRDAGAVFGVSPGLTAALIAAAKSSGLPLLPGVMTPSEVMAAREAGFRQLKLFPAVPAGGIGMLNAIAGPLGDVTFCPTGGISQETASQFLALKNVACVGGSWLTPKNAIEIGDWHKITALAKAASSLRI, from the coding sequence ATGAATATCCTAGACATCATGCGTACCTCGGCGGTCATTCCGGTGATCGCCATCGACAAACTGGAACACGCGGTGCCGCTGGCCAAGGCGCTGGTGGCAGGCGGTATTCGCGTGCTTGAAGTGACCCTGCGCACCGAACACGGCTTGCCGGCGATCCGCGCCATCGCGGAGCAGGTGCCTGAGGCGATTGTCGGCGTCGGCACCCTGACCAGCCCGGAAGAATTCGCCGCCTCGCGCGATGCAGGCGCCGTATTCGGCGTCTCGCCCGGCCTGACGGCTGCGCTGATCGCTGCGGCCAAGTCCAGCGGCCTGCCTTTGCTGCCGGGCGTGATGACGCCATCGGAAGTGATGGCCGCGCGCGAAGCGGGCTTCCGCCAGTTGAAGCTGTTCCCGGCGGTGCCGGCGGGCGGCATCGGCATGCTCAACGCGATCGCCGGTCCGCTGGGCGATGTCACGTTCTGCCCGACCGGCGGCATCTCGCAAGAGACCGCGTCGCAGTTCCTGGCCTTGAAGAACGTGGCCTGCGTCGGCGGTTCCTGGCTGACGCCGAAGAACGCCATCGAGATCGGCGACTGGCACAAGATCACCGCACTGGCCAAGGCGGCCAGCTCACTGCGTATTTAA